In Aliiglaciecola sp. LCG003, a genomic segment contains:
- a CDS encoding YjfK family protein produces the protein MFSKLFGKKDTNTKPKAPEIMGLYLGGSFELDDLNLKLIEPLLTIDGAARQHIIQAVGEAHLDTGGKILRFYTDDDAFLQVVLDGGETESHITDVKLWYFYETKTVGSKQQWDQLINEQVSTPLYTLAGNTFNRVWDAIGDESPPVAMTEKTYELDGDVSETDQFVMLYEREINAQQSETLLVSAEEKIINNNHDRCLVISTGFDVLPADIKING, from the coding sequence ATGTTTTCTAAGTTATTCGGTAAAAAAGATACCAACACCAAGCCAAAGGCGCCGGAGATAATGGGCCTTTATTTAGGCGGTTCATTTGAACTCGACGATCTGAATTTGAAATTGATCGAACCGTTACTGACAATAGATGGTGCCGCCAGGCAGCATATTATTCAAGCTGTAGGTGAGGCCCACCTCGATACCGGCGGTAAAATTTTACGCTTTTACACCGATGATGACGCTTTCTTGCAAGTCGTTTTGGACGGTGGAGAGACTGAAAGTCATATTACCGATGTTAAGTTGTGGTACTTTTATGAAACCAAAACGGTTGGTTCAAAACAGCAGTGGGACCAGTTAATAAATGAACAAGTCTCCACACCATTGTACACCTTAGCAGGCAACACTTTTAACCGAGTATGGGATGCAATTGGTGATGAGTCACCGCCAGTTGCCATGACAGAAAAGACCTATGAATTAGATGGTGATGTAAGTGAAACGGATCAGTTTGTGATGCTCTACGAACGAGAAATCAATGCTCAACAATCTGAAACTTTGCTTGTCAGCGCAGAAGAAAAAATTATTAACAATAATCATGATCGCTGCTTAGTGATTAGCACCGGCTTTGATGTGTTGCCAGCAGATATTAAAATCAACGGCTAA
- a CDS encoding rhomboid family intramembrane serine protease, whose protein sequence is MTGNATSKLYLQFKFVFYFILTFAIIELVNIISNRSLNVFGIYPRELFGLRGILLSPLLHRDIFHFGANIVTLAIFSWLVLQYGRNKFFAITLFIVLSSGLMVWILGRSAMHIGASGLVYGYLGFLFLGGLLAERFKLLFISLIVTFFYGGLIFGVFPTRTFVSWESHLFGFITGLVAAKIWAKRR, encoded by the coding sequence GTGACGGGAAATGCAACCTCAAAGCTCTACTTACAATTTAAGTTTGTTTTTTATTTCATACTAACCTTTGCAATAATTGAGTTGGTAAATATTATTTCGAACCGCAGTTTGAATGTGTTCGGTATTTATCCTCGTGAGTTATTTGGCTTACGGGGTATTTTGTTGAGTCCTTTGCTACACAGAGATATTTTTCACTTCGGTGCAAATATTGTCACATTAGCAATTTTCAGTTGGCTGGTGCTGCAATATGGCCGCAATAAGTTTTTCGCGATTACACTATTTATTGTACTCAGCAGCGGCTTAATGGTTTGGATATTGGGCCGTTCTGCCATGCACATAGGTGCCAGTGGATTGGTATATGGTTATCTAGGGTTTTTATTCTTAGGCGGGCTACTGGCAGAAAGATTTAAATTGTTGTTTATTTCACTTATTGTCACATTTTTTTACGGGGGATTGATTTTTGGTGTCTTCCCTACCCGCACGTTTGTATCTTGGGAGTCCCATTTATTCGGCTTCATAACAGGATTAGTGGCTGCAAAAATTTGGGCAAAAAGGAGATAG
- a CDS encoding VC0807 family protein translates to MTNQAESSTSKKPAKPKQNGGFLGNLAFNIVIPVLILTNLSGEDSLGPAWSVVIALLFPIGFGLWDLKKSGKVNGFSVLGIISIFLTGGITLLKLPAEYIAIKEAAIPLLIGIAVLVSQFTQKPLVRLLILNENVIDLQALNLALENKNNTALFNQKVNVSSYIVTASFFLSSALNYILAKMILVSEPGTTAYIEELGRMTALSYPVIVIPSTIMLFGAIGYLFVQMKKLTGEDFFTFILEEA, encoded by the coding sequence ATGACCAATCAAGCAGAAAGTTCGACAAGCAAAAAGCCTGCTAAACCTAAACAAAACGGCGGTTTCCTTGGGAACTTGGCATTTAATATTGTTATCCCAGTATTAATTCTAACCAACCTAAGTGGAGAAGACTCCTTAGGGCCAGCCTGGAGCGTAGTGATTGCCTTGCTATTTCCAATTGGCTTTGGCCTATGGGATCTGAAGAAATCAGGCAAAGTTAACGGTTTTTCTGTGCTAGGGATTATCAGTATTTTTCTGACCGGTGGTATAACACTGCTCAAACTACCAGCAGAATATATAGCTATTAAAGAAGCCGCGATCCCATTGTTAATTGGTATTGCCGTGTTAGTCTCGCAATTCACTCAAAAGCCTTTAGTCAGACTCCTTATTTTGAATGAGAATGTGATTGACCTACAAGCATTAAATCTGGCTCTTGAAAATAAAAATAATACTGCGCTTTTTAATCAGAAGGTAAATGTCAGCTCTTATATTGTGACAGCATCTTTTTTCTTATCCTCAGCACTTAATTATATTTTAGCGAAAATGATTTTAGTTAGCGAGCCAGGCACAACCGCATATATTGAAGAGTTAGGGCGTATGACGGCTCTAAGCTATCCAGTTATTGTGATCCCAAGCACTATTATGTTATTTGGCGCAATAGGTTATTTATTTGTACAAATGAAAAAGTTGACTGGCGAAGATTTTTTCACATTTATATTAGAAGAAGCTTAG
- the yajC gene encoding preprotein translocase subunit YajC, whose protein sequence is MSLFISNAYAQEAGGPAGGGFEMLILLGVFGLIFYFMLYRPQAKRVKEHKALVNSIGKGDEVLTQGGMVGKVTKVSDEKDFIEIALNDNTNIVIQKGAVSAVLPKGTMKSI, encoded by the coding sequence ATGAGTTTATTTATTTCGAACGCTTATGCTCAGGAAGCCGGTGGCCCAGCGGGTGGTGGTTTTGAGATGCTGATTTTATTGGGTGTTTTTGGCTTAATATTCTATTTCATGTTGTATCGCCCACAGGCTAAACGTGTAAAAGAACATAAAGCATTAGTCAATTCAATCGGTAAAGGTGATGAAGTACTCACTCAAGGTGGCATGGTCGGCAAAGTCACTAAAGTCTCTGATGAAAAAGACTTCATAGAAATCGCGTTGAATGACAACACTAATATCGTCATTCAAAAAGGAGCGGTTTCAGCGGTTCTGCCTAAAGGCACCATGAAATCAATTTAA
- the tgt gene encoding tRNA guanosine(34) transglycosylase Tgt has product MKFELDNTDGKARRGRLIFERGTVETPAFMPVGTYGTVKGMTPEELEETGAHICLGNTFHLMLRPGTEIMKQHGDLHDFMHWHKPILTDSGGFQVFSLGDLRKITEEGVTFRSPINGEKILLTPEKSMEVQRDLGSDIVMIFDECTPYPATEPEARRSMELSLRWAKRSKAAHEGNPSALFGIIQGGMYEGLRDQSLKGLEDIGFDGYAIGGLSVGEPKEDMIRVLDHTTDKIPADKPRYLMGVGRPEDIVEAVRRGIDMFDCVMPTRNARNGHLFVTDGVVKIRNAKHKTDIGPLDEKCDCYTCKNYSRSYLHHLDKCNEILGARLNTIHNLRYYQRVMQGLRDAIAEQKLEQFVIEFYTQKNMPVPAL; this is encoded by the coding sequence ATGAAATTTGAATTAGACAATACAGATGGAAAAGCCCGTCGCGGCAGACTCATCTTTGAACGCGGTACGGTTGAAACCCCAGCCTTTATGCCTGTTGGTACTTACGGTACGGTAAAAGGCATGACACCAGAGGAGCTGGAAGAAACAGGCGCTCATATTTGTTTGGGTAATACCTTTCACTTAATGCTACGTCCAGGCACTGAGATCATGAAGCAGCATGGTGATTTGCATGATTTCATGCATTGGCACAAGCCGATTCTTACCGATAGCGGTGGTTTTCAGGTCTTTAGCTTGGGCGATTTAAGAAAAATCACCGAAGAAGGGGTGACGTTTCGCTCGCCTATCAATGGCGAAAAAATTCTATTAACCCCAGAAAAATCCATGGAAGTGCAGCGGGATCTTGGCTCTGATATTGTGATGATATTCGATGAATGTACCCCTTACCCTGCCACTGAACCTGAAGCTCGCCGGTCAATGGAGTTATCTTTACGCTGGGCGAAACGCAGTAAAGCCGCTCATGAAGGAAACCCCTCTGCATTATTTGGTATTATCCAAGGGGGTATGTATGAAGGCTTGCGCGATCAATCATTAAAAGGGTTGGAAGATATCGGTTTTGACGGCTATGCCATCGGTGGTTTGTCTGTTGGAGAGCCTAAAGAAGATATGATCCGTGTACTGGATCATACTACCGATAAAATCCCTGCAGACAAGCCTCGCTACCTTATGGGAGTTGGGCGACCAGAAGATATCGTAGAAGCCGTTCGACGTGGTATCGATATGTTTGATTGTGTGATGCCAACCCGAAATGCCAGAAATGGACATTTATTTGTTACCGATGGGGTGGTTAAGATCCGAAATGCTAAACATAAGACGGATATTGGCCCCTTAGACGAAAAATGTGATTGTTACACTTGTAAAAATTATTCACGGTCATATCTACATCACTTGGACAAGTGTAATGAGATCCTAGGTGCGAGACTAAACACTATCCATAATCTGCGCTATTATCAGCGGGTTATGCAAGGTTTACGGGACGCAATTGCTGAGCAAAAGCTTGAGCAGTTCGTCATAGAATTTTATACACAAAAAAATATGCCGGTACCGGCACTATAA
- a CDS encoding sulfite exporter TauE/SafE family protein, translated as MEFFTNDFLTPLTTCLLIVLAGMTSFFTAAFGAGGGLMLLVVLASIMPMSVVIPVHGLVQLGSNANRAAMTFRYIDRAMLIFFSIGGLGGALSSWFFVADFPHDLSKIAVGIFVLYLLWGVTPKIAETSTLWKIIAGYITTFLSMFVGASGPLVGSWMHVNGYDKMRFTATFSSCMTLQHTLKALVYVAAGFSFWQWLPLILLMISAGALGTWFGLRLLVKLPTAKFKLIFRLILSVLSAQLVWQGILAVVDDMPPSVSVNDDMWHKSAHVLSDNIAILTNS; from the coding sequence ATGGAATTTTTCACCAACGATTTTTTAACGCCTCTTACGACTTGCCTATTAATCGTATTGGCCGGAATGACATCTTTCTTTACTGCTGCATTTGGCGCGGGGGGCGGACTGATGTTGCTGGTGGTGTTAGCATCAATTATGCCGATGTCGGTCGTTATACCTGTGCACGGTTTAGTGCAATTAGGCTCAAATGCAAACCGCGCAGCTATGACCTTTCGTTACATTGATCGCGCCATGCTGATATTTTTTTCTATAGGCGGGCTAGGCGGCGCGCTGAGCTCTTGGTTTTTTGTAGCGGACTTCCCCCACGATTTGAGTAAGATAGCAGTTGGCATCTTTGTCTTGTATTTATTGTGGGGCGTGACGCCTAAAATTGCTGAGACCTCTACCCTATGGAAGATAATAGCAGGCTACATCACCACTTTTCTTTCTATGTTTGTCGGAGCCAGCGGTCCGTTAGTGGGTAGTTGGATGCATGTAAATGGCTACGACAAGATGCGCTTCACGGCCACGTTTTCTAGTTGTATGACCCTTCAGCACACTTTGAAAGCGTTGGTTTATGTGGCGGCTGGCTTTTCATTCTGGCAATGGCTGCCACTGATATTATTAATGATTAGTGCTGGTGCCCTAGGCACTTGGTTTGGTTTACGACTTTTAGTTAAGTTGCCGACGGCAAAATTCAAATTAATATTTAGACTGATCTTGAGTGTATTATCTGCTCAATTAGTTTGGCAAGGTATCTTGGCCGTTGTAGATGATATGCCACCTTCTGTCTCAGTCAATGATGATATGTGGCACAAATCGGCTCATGTCTTGAGTGATAATATTGCCATCCTCACGAATAGTTAA
- a CDS encoding DUF350 domain-containing protein, protein MDTIMESFAGLTSFTIYFAVSIALLFVFKLAYTLVTPQDEWKLVKEERNTAAALGFGGAIVGFCIALAGAVSNSASLVDFAIWGFVALIAQVLAFLILRFTFMPKIAERIDNQEVSAGIMLASMSIGVGLLNAACMTY, encoded by the coding sequence ATGGACACCATTATGGAATCATTCGCAGGATTAACTAGTTTTACTATTTATTTCGCTGTTTCAATTGCGCTGCTGTTTGTATTTAAACTGGCTTACACCTTGGTCACGCCGCAAGATGAGTGGAAACTAGTAAAAGAGGAGCGCAATACAGCAGCAGCTCTTGGCTTTGGCGGAGCCATTGTGGGCTTTTGTATCGCTTTAGCAGGTGCAGTTAGTAACTCGGCCTCATTAGTCGATTTTGCTATCTGGGGATTCGTAGCCCTTATTGCTCAAGTTCTAGCTTTCTTGATATTACGTTTTACTTTCATGCCAAAAATCGCCGAACGTATCGACAATCAAGAAGTATCCGCCGGTATTATGTTAGCATCAATGTCTATTGGCGTCGGGCTGCTTAACGCGGCTTGCATGACGTATTAA
- a CDS encoding DUF1190 family protein has translation MTPKRSAQITLPMIRKHFALKPLTVGVVGVLLAACSDNRQEATVYTNEQDCKDANPEQAQTCVTAYKQALAEAERTAPKYNSQGDCESEFGPNQCRYVERNSSSFFIPFMTGYMISNLLSPNRYQYQPLFTSYSPYSSYRHRWVGADGYDYGDIRKRNYKVKPDAFKPKPTVSKTIKRGGFGSSVRAKSSWGSKSSGSKGGWGG, from the coding sequence ATGACACCCAAACGCAGTGCTCAAATAACACTTCCAATGATTCGTAAGCATTTTGCACTTAAACCGCTCACGGTGGGTGTGGTTGGCGTTTTGCTTGCTGCCTGCTCTGACAACCGTCAAGAAGCCACTGTGTATACAAACGAACAGGATTGTAAAGACGCCAACCCAGAACAAGCTCAAACCTGTGTAACTGCCTATAAGCAGGCATTGGCCGAAGCAGAGCGCACCGCTCCTAAATATAACAGCCAAGGTGACTGTGAGAGTGAGTTCGGGCCAAATCAGTGTCGCTATGTGGAACGCAATTCAAGCTCGTTTTTCATCCCTTTTATGACGGGTTACATGATCAGTAATTTGTTGTCGCCAAATCGCTATCAATACCAACCGCTGTTTACCTCCTATTCACCCTATTCTTCCTATCGCCATCGCTGGGTCGGTGCAGACGGTTATGATTATGGTGATATTCGCAAACGTAATTACAAAGTCAAACCCGATGCGTTTAAACCCAAACCTACTGTGAGTAAAACCATAAAGCGGGGCGGTTTTGGTAGCAGTGTTCGCGCAAAATCTAGCTGGGGCAGTAAGAGCAGCGGCTCTAAAGGCGGCTGGGGCGGATAA
- a CDS encoding DUF6471 domain-containing protein yields MDPQNNADWRQVVQRIIKAEMSKRGVKYQDLSDRLENIKIYQSADNLRNKVNKGILGADLLLQIMYVLNMRKIERDEIIDIFADMEIKLDDQ; encoded by the coding sequence ATGGACCCGCAAAATAATGCTGATTGGCGGCAAGTTGTACAACGCATCATTAAGGCCGAAATGTCTAAACGTGGGGTTAAATATCAAGATCTTAGTGACCGACTGGAGAATATTAAGATATACCAAAGCGCCGATAACCTTAGAAATAAGGTGAACAAGGGCATTTTAGGTGCTGATCTGTTACTGCAAATTATGTATGTATTAAACATGCGTAAAATTGAGCGAGATGAGATTATTGATATTTTTGCCGACATGGAAATCAAATTAGATGATCAATAA
- a CDS encoding potassium channel family protein: MLVFSKVKKVIVRVFSEMRWYSIVLALLFYGTSSWLLLSAAGEHALLNPSDFIYWLVVTGSTVGYGDLSPSTEAGKYLVSFYVIPLGLSIFALVLGRVASWVALQWQKGVKGLKPLNLENHVLVIGWNGQRTMQLLNLLLKERSETDHQPSIVLCAKADIDNPMPDKIEFVKVSSFNNDDDMDRACVASASVVIMDNPEDDVTMTTALYCSKRNQMGHLIAYFKDESLVDLLQTHCPNVECTPSVAVEMLAKSAFDPGSSLLQHDLLTVQDGQAQYSIEVPEDIDSIPVEKLFLALKQQYNATFIGYVEPTVPARVQLNPSFDQQLRGKYKLFYIADKRIMQMNWAALSA, encoded by the coding sequence ATGTTGGTATTCAGTAAAGTCAAAAAAGTAATCGTCAGAGTGTTCTCTGAAATGCGCTGGTACAGTATTGTACTGGCGCTTTTATTTTATGGCACCAGCAGTTGGCTATTATTGTCTGCAGCGGGTGAACACGCCCTACTCAACCCCAGCGATTTTATTTATTGGCTGGTTGTCACAGGCTCAACGGTGGGATATGGCGACCTTTCTCCCAGCACCGAGGCCGGTAAGTATTTAGTTTCATTTTATGTTATTCCACTAGGACTCAGTATCTTTGCGTTAGTCCTTGGGCGGGTGGCGTCTTGGGTTGCACTGCAATGGCAAAAAGGGGTAAAAGGTTTGAAACCATTAAATCTGGAAAATCATGTACTCGTAATTGGTTGGAATGGTCAACGTACGATGCAACTATTGAACTTGCTATTAAAAGAGCGCAGCGAAACAGATCATCAGCCCAGCATAGTATTGTGTGCCAAAGCGGATATTGACAATCCGATGCCGGACAAGATTGAATTTGTCAAAGTTTCATCATTTAACAACGATGACGACATGGATCGTGCCTGCGTAGCCAGTGCGTCTGTTGTGATAATGGACAACCCAGAAGATGATGTCACCATGACAACTGCATTATATTGCAGCAAACGCAATCAGATGGGACATCTAATTGCCTATTTCAAAGATGAAAGCCTAGTCGATTTATTACAGACCCATTGCCCCAATGTTGAATGCACACCAAGTGTGGCGGTTGAAATGTTAGCCAAATCGGCTTTCGACCCTGGCTCGAGCTTATTACAGCATGATTTATTAACTGTGCAAGATGGCCAAGCTCAATACTCCATTGAAGTTCCGGAAGATATAGATTCCATACCTGTTGAAAAGCTCTTCTTGGCGCTAAAACAACAATATAACGCCACTTTTATTGGTTACGTTGAGCCGACCGTGCCTGCTAGGGTGCAACTCAATCCCAGTTTTGATCAGCAACTGCGTGGCAAATACAAACTATTTTACATTGCCGACAAACGCATTATGCAGATGAATTGGGCAGCACTGAGTGCTTAA
- a CDS encoding glutathionylspermidine synthase family protein, translated as MIRLPIDERLDWQQQADKIGFHFHTMYGDRYWDERAYYSFTREQIENDLEDPTEELNQMALHVVDNIINDEELLKKFAIPASQWDLVRHSWRQKDPSLYGRIDLSYDGSSPAKLLEMNMDTPTSVFEAGHWQWLWLEQNVDSAKLPRSADQFNSIQEKLIYRFADIAAKHPNQQLHFACCKDTKEDLGTIEYLASCAAESGIPVKFSFIEDIGITQDNQFTDLDDELIEWIFKLYPWEFMMREEFGDYLAQQKCHWLEPPWKSLLSNKAILPLLWSHFPKHPNLLPAYFADQQHLLDQKGGIVRKPIFSREGANIKIQKDGKVIAESDGFYGDEGFIYQGYAPLPKFGDYYTLIGSWLVGDKAAGLTIREDGNIITQDMSRFVPHIIID; from the coding sequence ATGATCCGATTACCCATTGATGAAAGACTAGATTGGCAGCAACAAGCAGACAAGATTGGCTTTCATTTTCATACAATGTACGGGGACCGCTATTGGGATGAAAGAGCCTATTATTCTTTTACCCGCGAACAAATTGAAAATGACTTAGAAGATCCGACCGAAGAGCTGAATCAAATGGCTTTGCATGTGGTCGACAACATCATCAACGATGAAGAACTACTGAAAAAATTTGCTATTCCGGCCAGTCAGTGGGATTTGGTTAGACACTCTTGGCGGCAAAAAGACCCTTCGTTGTACGGCCGCATCGATCTATCCTACGATGGATCTTCGCCGGCAAAATTGCTTGAGATGAACATGGATACACCTACCTCTGTGTTTGAAGCAGGCCATTGGCAATGGCTTTGGTTAGAACAAAATGTGGATAGCGCTAAGTTGCCTCGTTCGGCAGACCAATTTAATTCCATTCAAGAAAAGTTAATTTATCGTTTTGCGGACATCGCAGCTAAGCATCCTAACCAACAGCTCCATTTTGCATGTTGTAAAGATACCAAGGAAGACTTAGGTACCATTGAATATCTTGCATCTTGCGCAGCAGAATCGGGGATCCCTGTAAAATTTAGCTTTATTGAAGATATTGGCATCACGCAAGATAATCAATTCACCGATCTGGATGATGAACTCATAGAATGGATATTTAAGCTATACCCTTGGGAGTTCATGATGCGCGAAGAGTTTGGGGACTACCTTGCTCAGCAAAAATGTCACTGGTTGGAACCCCCATGGAAGTCATTATTATCCAACAAAGCAATCTTGCCTCTGCTTTGGTCGCATTTCCCCAAGCATCCCAATTTGTTGCCAGCATACTTTGCTGATCAACAGCATTTGCTAGACCAAAAAGGTGGTATTGTCCGCAAACCTATTTTCTCTAGGGAAGGCGCTAATATTAAGATTCAAAAAGATGGCAAGGTGATCGCTGAATCAGACGGATTCTATGGCGATGAAGGGTTTATATATCAAGGATATGCGCCCTTACCTAAATTTGGCGATTATTATACCTTGATAGGGAGTTGGCTGGTGGGTGATAAGGCAGCAGGTTTAACTATTCGTGAGGATGGCAATATTATCACTCAAGACATGAGCCGATTTGTGCCACATATCATCATTGACTGA
- a CDS encoding PspA/IM30 family protein, translating into MSVWRKLITAVKGGANEAAQSVVDSQAIRILEQEIREAKEELRKSDHARTQILAKCKLAKQKVEGLKTSISQYEEHARKAIDSDRQLALDCAQKVSDLSAELEAEQAYLDQFTQSEKQLAGNINQAKSNLKRLEQQVDMVKATESVQKAQVAVSSRHMGANSKMKTATESLSRIQDKQKLRSAELEAAEELAADESTDDLEKRLAQAGIKGGQSSADDELKRILGQ; encoded by the coding sequence ATGTCAGTTTGGAGAAAATTGATAACTGCGGTTAAAGGTGGTGCTAACGAAGCAGCACAATCTGTAGTTGATAGTCAGGCTATACGTATCCTTGAACAAGAGATCCGTGAAGCCAAAGAAGAATTACGTAAGTCGGACCATGCTCGTACGCAAATTTTGGCCAAGTGTAAATTGGCTAAACAAAAAGTAGAGGGTCTTAAGACGTCAATTAGCCAATATGAAGAGCATGCCCGTAAGGCAATTGATAGCGATAGACAACTGGCTCTTGATTGTGCGCAAAAAGTGTCTGACTTGAGCGCCGAGCTTGAAGCAGAGCAGGCTTACCTTGACCAGTTTACTCAATCAGAAAAGCAATTAGCTGGGAATATCAACCAAGCCAAGTCAAATTTAAAACGACTTGAGCAGCAAGTCGATATGGTTAAAGCCACTGAGTCAGTGCAAAAAGCGCAAGTTGCAGTTTCATCTCGTCACATGGGTGCCAATAGCAAAATGAAAACGGCAACCGAGTCATTGAGTCGCATTCAGGATAAGCAGAAACTGCGCAGCGCTGAATTAGAAGCAGCTGAAGAACTCGCGGCGGATGAATCAACTGACGATCTTGAAAAACGTCTGGCACAAGCTGGCATCAAAGGTGGACAAAGTTCAGCTGATGATGAATTAAAACGGATTTTAGGACAGTAA
- the queA gene encoding tRNA preQ1(34) S-adenosylmethionine ribosyltransferase-isomerase QueA — translation MKLSDFDFELPEHLIARYPMKQRSASRLLHLQGKSGKVQHKKFTDLIDLVEPGDLLIFNNTRVIPARMLGQKSTGGKVEVLVERIIDDKTILAHVRASKSPKPGTQLLMEDHIKLEMLGRKDQLFELKVLNDEPILTLLEQYGHMPLPPYIDRPDEFSDKERYQTVYSEKPGAVAAPTAGLHFDEQTLQTLKQKGVGIKFVTLHVGAGTFQPVRVENIVEHHMHSEYAEVPQDVVDAIIRTKESGKRVIAVGTTSVRSLESAAHASIKQGKPLAAFFQDTDIFIYPGYQFEIVDAMLTNFHLPESTLLMLISAFAGRDQVMNAYQQAIEQEYRFFSYGDAMFIEKM, via the coding sequence ATGAAATTATCTGATTTTGACTTCGAACTACCTGAGCATTTAATCGCTCGATACCCAATGAAACAGCGCAGTGCAAGCAGGTTGCTGCATCTTCAAGGCAAATCAGGAAAGGTGCAGCATAAAAAATTCACCGATCTAATCGATTTAGTTGAGCCCGGTGATTTACTTATCTTTAATAATACCCGAGTGATACCCGCGCGCATGTTAGGGCAAAAATCTACTGGCGGAAAAGTAGAAGTATTAGTTGAACGTATTATCGATGACAAAACCATCTTGGCCCATGTGCGCGCGAGCAAATCACCGAAACCCGGAACTCAATTGTTGATGGAGGACCACATCAAGCTTGAAATGCTCGGTCGCAAAGATCAACTATTCGAATTAAAAGTGTTAAACGACGAGCCTATACTTACCTTGCTAGAGCAATATGGCCACATGCCATTGCCACCCTATATAGACCGTCCCGATGAGTTCTCTGATAAAGAACGCTATCAAACCGTATACTCTGAAAAGCCAGGCGCTGTTGCCGCCCCTACGGCAGGCTTGCACTTTGATGAACAAACATTACAGACTCTCAAGCAAAAAGGAGTAGGGATCAAATTTGTCACTTTACATGTCGGTGCCGGAACCTTTCAGCCCGTGCGGGTCGAGAATATAGTAGAGCATCACATGCATTCTGAATATGCCGAGGTGCCACAAGATGTGGTAGATGCAATTATCCGCACCAAAGAAAGTGGAAAACGCGTGATTGCGGTGGGTACTACTTCAGTACGTTCTCTGGAGTCTGCTGCCCACGCTTCTATCAAACAAGGAAAACCCCTTGCGGCATTTTTTCAAGATACCGATATATTTATTTATCCCGGTTATCAATTCGAAATTGTTGATGCCATGCTGACCAATTTTCATCTGCCTGAGTCAACTTTGCTGATGTTAATCAGTGCATTCGCCGGACGAGATCAAGTTATGAACGCCTACCAACAAGCCATTGAACAAGAATATCGTTTCTTTAGCTACGGTGACGCTATGTTTATCGAAAAAATGTAA
- a CDS encoding YjfI family protein: protein MTWDLNKLETLFSENDNLVVTQEENCLLIGNGDGLDAWLAISGEQIIVESLLFSTSEVKDNAALNEEILKTHMLFPLTTIGISQVAGEEYYTAFGALSSQSKAESVMIEVTALFQNVEAFLDAYQDHLK, encoded by the coding sequence ATGACTTGGGACCTTAATAAACTTGAGACCCTTTTTTCAGAAAACGACAACCTAGTTGTCACCCAGGAAGAAAACTGTTTATTGATCGGCAATGGCGATGGTTTAGACGCTTGGTTGGCCATCAGTGGTGAACAGATTATTGTTGAAAGCTTATTGTTTTCAACCTCAGAGGTAAAAGATAACGCAGCGTTGAATGAAGAAATTCTAAAAACACACATGCTGTTCCCCTTAACGACTATTGGCATATCCCAAGTCGCAGGAGAAGAGTATTACACTGCATTTGGCGCACTAAGCTCACAATCAAAAGCTGAAAGCGTCATGATCGAAGTCACTGCATTATTTCAAAATGTAGAAGCATTTTTAGATGCTTATCAAGATCATTTGAAATAA